The nucleotide window AGCGGGATTATCCTGACTGACAAAAACACAGAAAAACCGACCGTCGGCAAGGTGCTGGCAGTCAACGGCGGACATGAAGTTGACGGCAAGCATGTAGATTGCTGCGTCAAAGTCAACGACCGTGTTATCTACGAAAAGTACGGCGGAACAGAAGTCAAGATCGACGGTGTGGAATATCTGTTAGTCCAGGAATCCAAGATCATGGCTGTAATTGAATAAATAAAAAATAAGGAGGAATGAGAATATGGCGAAGGAAGTCCGTTTTTCTAAAGATGCCCGCGTTGCAATGATGAAGGGCGTCGACACGCTGGCCGATACGGTCAAAATTACATTGGGTCCGAAAGGCCGTAATGTTGTTCTGGAAAGAAGCTATGGTTCACCGCTGATTACCAATGACGGTGTTACGATCGCAAAAGAAATCGAATGTGAAGATAAAATTGAAAACATGGGCGCCAAGCTGGTTCTGGAAGTAGCGTCCAAGACCAACGATACAGCTGGCGACGGCACAACAACCGCGACGCTTTTGGCACAGTCGATGATCCACAAAGGCATGAGCAGCGTTGAAAAAGGAACCAATCCGGTTCTGATGAGAAGCGGTATGGAAAAAGCCGCGAAGTTCATTGCCGACAAGCTGCTGGAACAGACGCATAAAGTTGAAACCAACCAGGATATTGCCCAGGTTGCGGCGATTTCTTCCGGGGATGCGGAAGTCGGCGAAATCATTGCCAAAGCGATGGAAAAGGTCGGCCGTGAAGGCGTAATTACCGTGGATGAATCCAATGGCTTTGAAACGGAGCTGGAAACGGTTGAAGGTCTTCAGTATGACAAAGGCTTCATCAGCCCATACATGGTTTCCAACCGGGAAAAGAACGAAGCCGTGCTGGATAATCCATATATCTTAGTAACAGATCAGAAGATCAACACGATCCAGGAAGTTCTGCCGTTGCTGGAAAAGATCGTTCAGACC belongs to Holdemania massiliensis and includes:
- a CDS encoding co-chaperone GroES, with translation MIRPCNDFVLLEKEKAEEKTASGIILTDKNTEKPTVGKVLAVNGGHEVDGKHVDCCVKVNDRVIYEKYGGTEVKIDGVEYLLVQESKIMAVIE